A segment of the Actinomycetota bacterium genome:
AACGGCCGCTTTTTGGCAGCATGCGTTGGCTCAGAGTTTCCCGGACTGCCTTGAGCTCGATGGCCAAGACGTCGCCGTGGACAAGGATGTCGTGAGTCCTCTCGGCAGCCCGTGGCTGAACAGGCTTCTTCATCTTCCCCTGGCCTGATCGAGTTTCCCGAGAACAGTTGCTCGGACCAGGCCTGAGGTCTTAAACAACCCTACGTCGCCCCGTGCAGCGTAGTGCTTGACGGGCCAAACATGGCGGTGGGATAGTGGGTATCCATCCGGGGCGGGATCGGCTCGTCCTGCTGTTTCCTACGAAAGGGGACTCGATCGCAGATCTAGAGGTCGGCGCGGTCGTGGAGGGGACCGTTCAGCGCATCACCCCGTACGGGGCGTTCCTCCAACTGGAAGGCGGCCGGATCGGCCTGGTCCACATCTCGGAGATCGACCGGAACTACGTCAAGGACGTCCGGGAGCACCTCCGGGAGAGCGACGTGGTGCAGGCCAAGGTCCTGGCCATCAAGGAAGACGGCAAGATCGACCTCTCGATCAAGGCCCTTCAGGACCCCCAGCCGCGGGTGGAGCGGCGCCGGGGCTCGGACCCCGAGTTCGAGCAGAAGCTCAAGCGGTTCATGCGCCAGAGCGAGGAGCGCCAGGTGGACTTCCGGCGCTCCGTCGACCACAAGCGGAAGTAGCCGCCGCGCCGCGCCGATGATCTGGTGATCCGGCCGCGGCCGGGAGGCGAGCTTCGGGCCTCGGACCTCGTCGCCGTTCGTCAGCAGCTCGGACGCGAGCCCAGCACCCCGTTCACGGTGGTGGCACGGTGCGCGGCCGGCGGCGGGCATCCGCTGGCCATCCGGAACCATCCGCTCGACGCCGAGGGCCGTCCGTTTCCCACCATCTACTGGCTGACGTGCCCGGACGCCGTGCGGGCGGTCTCCCGGGTGGAATCGGAGGGGTGGATCGGGCGCCTGAACGAGCGCTTCGAGTCGGACGCCGCGTTCCGCACCGCGGTCGAGGACGCGCATCGGGCCTACGCGGAGGAGCGGGGGCGGTTCGCCGACGGCGCCGAAGCGTGGGGCGGCGTGGGGGGCACGCGGGCGGGCCTGAAGTGCCTGCACGCGCACTACGCGTACCACCTGGCCGGTGGGGAGGATCCGGTGGGGGCATGGACGGCCGAGCGGGTCGAGCCCATCCACCGGGAGCGGGCGGGCCGCGTCGCGGCGGTCGACCTGGGCACGAACTCCATCCGACTGCTGGTGGCGGAGCCTTCGGACGACGACTTCGTGGAGCTGGCCCGGGACATGGTCATCACGCGCATCGGCCAGGGCGTCGACCGAACGGGGCGGATCGATTCCGTGGCGCTCGAGCGGACGGTCGAGGTGCTGGCGCGATACTGCCGGCGGGCGCGGGCCCTTCACGCGGAGCGCATTCGCGTCGCCGCCACCAGCGCCGTGCGGGACGCGTCGAACCGTTCCGACCTGGAGACTGCGGTCCTGGCGAACGCGAGCTCGGCCCTGGAGGTGATCGCCGGCGAGCGGGAGGCGGCGCTGTCCTTCCTGGGAGCCACCGGCGACCTGGACCGGCCGCCGCCGTTCCTGGTCATGGACATCGGCGGGGGGAGCACGGAGTTCGTGGTGGGCTCGGCCGCCGGTCGACCGGAGGCCGCCACCTCCACCCAGATGGGAAGCGTCCGGCTGACCGAGCGTCTGGTCCGCCACGACCCACCGACACCGGAGGAGCTGGCCGCACTGGCCCGGGCCGTCGACGTGGTGCTGGAAGAGGTCGACCGGGCGGTCCCGGCCTCCGCGGCGCACACCTTCGTTGCGGTCGCCGGCACCGCGACGACGGTCCAGGCCGTGGCCCTCGACCTTCCTCGCTACGACCCCGAGGCCATCCACCGCTCCACGCTGACGCTGGAGGCCGCCGAACGGGTGCTCCATCGGCTTACCCGGATGACCTCTGCGGAGCGGGCGGCGCTCCCGGTGATGGCGCCGGGCCGGGAGGACGTCATCGTGGCGGGCGCCATCATCCTGGTCCGGTCGCTCCACCGGTGGGGGTTCGACCGGGCCCTGGTGTCCGAGCGAGACATCCTGGATGGGCTGGTCATGGACATGTTGGGCGGTTCCGGGGACCCCTCCCTTCAGGGGTAGTTCCGGTAACCTGTTCCGCCGTGTCCAACCGCAAGACCCGCGATCGCCACCTCGCCAAGCTCGCCGCCAGGCGCGCCGCCGAGCGCAGACGGAGGCGCCGCCAGCGCATCACCGCCGGTGCCGTGGCCTTCGCGGTGGCGGCCGGAGGCGGGATCTTCGCCTTCGTGGCGTTCACCGGCGGGAAGGCCACGCCCACCCCGACTCCCGTGGCGTCGGGTTCCCCATCGACGAACCCCACCCCTTCGCCCAGCTACAGCCCAACGGCCGTGCCGAAGGTCGTCAGCACGGTCACCCCGTCTCCGCCGGCGGTGAGCGCGGTGGCCTGCGGGGCGAAGGTGCCCGCGGCAGCGTCGAAGGGAAAGCCGCAGTTCTCCGGACCGCCGCCCATCCAGATCGACCCGAGCAAGACGTACCTGGCCACCCTCCAGACCTCGTGCG
Coding sequences within it:
- a CDS encoding S1 RNA-binding domain-containing protein; translation: MEGTVQRITPYGAFLQLEGGRIGLVHISEIDRNYVKDVREHLRESDVVQAKVLAIKEDGKIDLSIKALQDPQPRVERRRGSDPEFEQKLKRFMRQSEERQVDFRRSVDHKRK
- a CDS encoding DUF501 domain-containing protein, with protein sequence MIRPRPGGELRASDLVAVRQQLGREPSTPFTVVARCAAGGGHPLAIRNHPLDAEGRPFPTIYWLTCPDAVRAVSRVESEGWIGRLNERFESDAAFRTAVEDAHRAYAEERGRFADGAEAWGGVGGTRAGLKCLHAHYAYHLAGGEDPVGAWTAERVEPIHRERAGRVAAVDLGTNSIRLLVAEPSDDDFVELARDMVITRIGQGVDRTGRIDSVALERTVEVLARYCRRARALHAERIRVAATSAVRDASNRSDLETAVLANASSALEVIAGEREAALSFLGATGDLDRPPPFLVMDIGGGSTEFVVGSAAGRPEAATSTQMGSVRLTERLVRHDPPTPEELAALARAVDVVLEEVDRAVPASAAHTFVAVAGTATTVQAVALDLPRYDPEAIHRSTLTLEAAERVLHRLTRMTSAERAALPVMAPGREDVIVAGAIILVRSLHRWGFDRALVSERDILDGLVMDMLGGSGDPSLQG